The Flavobacteriales bacterium genome has a window encoding:
- a CDS encoding SulP family inorganic anion transporter produces MNKSNISPLKNLKYDIPSSIVVFLVALPLCLGIALASGAPLFSGIIAGIVGGIIVGAISGSPLGVSGPAAGLAVIVADSIKELGTNAQGDFDMTAGFQAFLVAGLIAGIIQLVLGALKAGIIAYYFPSSVIKGMLAGIGITLILKQIPHAFGWDKNPEGEWAFFQSDGHNTFSEIMYSIQNPSYGAIIITVVSLVLLILFQQQFMKKNKIIGLIPGPLVVVGIGIMINEMFGIYFPELVLENEMEVINDQVRQNNHLVNIKAADSALPYYGLITFPDFSILANPRIYLIGFTMAIVASLETLLCVEATDKLDPLKRVTPTNRELFAQGAGNIVSSLIGGLPVTQVIVRSSANINSGGKTKMSSILHGVFLAVFVLLLPWLLNKIPLSCLAAILLVVGYKLANIGLFKMMYKDGWGQFIPFIVTIIFIIGINLLWGIALGLVVSIFYILRNNFKVAHQIIKSDEDGNRDITIQLSEDVTFLNKASVLKTLEQIPDDSKVTIDASNTHFIHCDVIEILEDFEINASSRNIEVKFIDLNEDKQEEPLQHFKIINND; encoded by the coding sequence ATGAATAAAAGTAATATTAGTCCATTAAAAAACCTCAAATATGATATTCCCTCAAGTATCGTTGTATTTTTGGTTGCATTACCGCTATGTTTAGGTATTGCATTAGCCTCTGGAGCACCTCTTTTCTCTGGAATTATAGCAGGAATTGTAGGAGGTATAATTGTGGGAGCAATAAGTGGCTCACCTCTTGGTGTTAGTGGTCCGGCTGCTGGTCTTGCAGTAATAGTTGCGGACTCCATAAAAGAATTAGGAACCAATGCCCAAGGTGATTTTGATATGACTGCTGGTTTTCAAGCATTTTTGGTAGCTGGTTTAATCGCTGGTATTATTCAGCTTGTTTTAGGAGCTTTAAAGGCTGGTATTATTGCTTACTATTTCCCCTCTTCTGTAATAAAAGGGATGTTAGCAGGTATTGGGATCACTTTAATATTGAAACAAATTCCCCATGCTTTTGGATGGGACAAAAATCCAGAAGGAGAATGGGCATTCTTCCAATCAGATGGGCATAACACTTTTTCTGAGATTATGTACTCCATTCAAAACCCTAGTTATGGAGCTATAATCATTACTGTTGTATCTTTAGTACTATTAATCCTCTTCCAACAACAATTCATGAAAAAAAATAAAATCATTGGTCTTATACCTGGACCGCTTGTTGTGGTTGGAATAGGAATAATGATCAATGAAATGTTCGGCATCTACTTCCCTGAACTCGTTTTAGAAAATGAAATGGAAGTCATTAATGATCAGGTAAGACAAAACAATCACTTAGTGAATATTAAAGCTGCCGATAGTGCTTTACCTTATTATGGGTTAATTACTTTTCCAGATTTCAGCATATTAGCTAACCCACGTATTTATTTAATTGGATTTACAATGGCTATTGTAGCAAGTTTAGAAACATTGCTTTGTGTTGAAGCTACTGACAAACTAGATCCTTTAAAAAGGGTAACTCCAACGAATCGTGAATTATTTGCTCAAGGGGCTGGTAATATTGTTTCTTCTTTAATAGGAGGACTACCTGTAACACAAGTAATTGTTAGAAGTTCGGCAAATATCAACTCTGGTGGAAAAACAAAAATGTCTTCTATTTTACATGGTGTTTTTCTAGCTGTTTTTGTTTTATTATTACCTTGGTTACTTAACAAGATTCCTTTATCGTGTTTAGCAGCAATTCTTCTAGTTGTCGGTTATAAATTAGCCAACATCGGTTTATTTAAAATGATGTATAAAGATGGCTGGGGACAATTTATTCCATTCATTGTAACAATAATATTTATCATTGGTATTAATTTACTTTGGGGAATTGCACTAGGACTAGTGGTTTCTATTTTTTATATCCTTAGAAACAACTTTAAAGTCGCTCATCAAATTATCAAAAGTGATGAGGATGGAAATAGAGATATTACTATACAATTGTCTGAGGATGTTACTTTCTTAAATAAAGCTTCTGTTTTAAAAACATTAGAACAAATTCCAGATGATAGTAAAGTAACTATTGATGCATCAAACACCCATTTTATACACTGTGATGTTATTGAAATTCTAGAAGATTTCGAAATCAATGCATCGAGTAGAAATATTGAAGTAAAATTCATAGATTTGAATGAGGATAAGCAAGAAGAACCATTGCAACATTTTAAAATAATTAACAACGATTAA
- a CDS encoding aspartate carbamoyltransferase catalytic subunit, with the protein MKDLSVNHLLGIKDLTENDIQIIFETADSFKKIINRPIKKVPTLRDITIANLFFENSTRTRLSFELAEKRLSADVVNFSAASSSVKKGETLIDTVNNILAMKVDMVVMRHPNPGAHLFLSKHIDAKIINAGDGTHEHPTQALLDSYSIREKLGTVKGKKVVIVGDIKHSRVALSNIYALQKQGAEVMVCGPATLIPKYISSLGVKVEHDLKKALEWCDVANMLRIQLERQDIKYFPSIREYSLQYGLTKELLDSLSKKIVVMHPGPINRGVEITSEVADSEQAIILDQVENGVAIRMAVIYLLASKIGRS; encoded by the coding sequence ATGAAAGATCTTAGCGTAAATCATTTATTAGGAATTAAGGATTTAACAGAAAATGATATTCAAATTATTTTTGAAACAGCAGATAGTTTCAAAAAAATAATCAATCGACCAATAAAAAAGGTCCCTACGCTTAGAGACATTACCATTGCCAATTTATTTTTCGAAAACTCGACAAGGACTCGACTTTCTTTTGAACTAGCCGAAAAAAGACTTTCAGCTGATGTCGTTAATTTTTCAGCGGCTTCAAGTAGTGTCAAAAAAGGAGAAACGTTAATAGATACTGTGAATAATATTTTGGCAATGAAAGTAGATATGGTTGTTATGAGGCATCCTAATCCAGGCGCACATCTCTTTTTATCCAAACATATTGACGCTAAGATTATCAATGCTGGAGATGGGACACATGAACATCCTACTCAAGCCCTATTAGATAGTTATTCAATTCGAGAAAAATTAGGTACAGTTAAAGGCAAAAAAGTCGTAATTGTTGGAGATATCAAACATTCAAGAGTAGCTCTTTCTAACATCTATGCGTTACAAAAACAAGGAGCAGAAGTCATGGTATGCGGTCCAGCAACTCTAATTCCCAAATATATTTCGTCGTTAGGCGTTAAAGTAGAACACGATTTGAAAAAAGCGCTAGAATGGTGTGACGTTGCTAATATGTTAAGGATTCAACTGGAACGCCAGGACATTAAATATTTTCCATCCATTCGTGAATACTCATTACAATATGGATTAACAAAAGAATTATTAGATAGCCTTTCTAAAAAAATTGTAGTCATGCACCCAGGACCAATTAATCGAGGTGTAGAAATTACAAGTGAAGTTGCAGACTCTGAACAAGCTATTATTTTAGATCAAGTTGAAAATGGAGTCGCAATCAGAATGGCAGTTATTTACCTCTTAGCATCAAAAATTGGACGGAGTTAA
- a CDS encoding ATP-dependent Clp protease adaptor ClpS, producing the protein MQVETLENVQADEQIVEIKDIILYNDDVNTFDYVAELLIKYCNHQPLQAEQCAWIVHHNGKCQIKRGEFKDLKPICQALLDGGLSATIE; encoded by the coding sequence ATGCAAGTAGAAACGTTGGAGAATGTTCAAGCTGACGAACAGATCGTAGAGATTAAAGACATTATATTATACAATGATGATGTGAATACATTTGATTATGTTGCAGAGTTATTAATCAAGTATTGTAATCATCAACCTTTACAAGCAGAGCAATGCGCATGGATTGTTCACCACAATGGTAAATGTCAAATAAAGAGAGGGGAGTTTAAGGATTTGAAGCCAATTTGTCAGGCATTATTAGATGGTGGTTTGTCTGCTACAATAGAGTAA
- a CDS encoding acyl-CoA desaturase — MDPIRFNHKDRPDFHKVLRKRVNKHFKDNNISKYANANMVFKTVFMISLYIIPFVLMLTVFNSSTWGTLAMWFLMSWGLAGIGLSVMHDANHGAYSKNQNVNKSLGYLLNILGGSDLNWRIQHNVLHHTYTNIEHYDEDINTQVFRMSPNQERKSLHRFQAYYATFFYALMTFYWLVSKDIEGVFRYHKKDLLKGQGTNLRKALITIILQKVVYVLIFLVLPLVVLNVKAWIVVLGFLMMHFIGGVILAYIFQPAHVVEETDFYVPDENLSVESNWAIHQLRTTSDFAQNSKLFSWYVGGLNFQVEHHLFPNICHVHYKDISKIVKETAEEYGVPYYSHPTFYTALKSHFSLLNRLGKGTI; from the coding sequence ATGGATCCAATTCGGTTCAACCACAAAGATCGCCCTGATTTTCACAAAGTTCTTAGAAAACGTGTAAACAAACATTTTAAAGACAATAATATTTCTAAGTATGCCAATGCCAATATGGTTTTTAAAACGGTATTCATGATTAGCTTGTACATTATTCCTTTTGTATTAATGTTAACCGTTTTTAACTCCAGTACATGGGGAACATTAGCAATGTGGTTTTTAATGAGCTGGGGATTAGCAGGAATTGGACTATCTGTAATGCATGATGCCAATCATGGAGCCTATTCTAAAAATCAAAATGTCAATAAATCCTTGGGGTATTTGCTAAACATTCTTGGAGGAAGTGACTTAAATTGGCGAATACAACATAATGTACTACACCATACTTATACCAATATTGAACATTATGATGAAGATATTAATACGCAAGTTTTTAGAATGAGTCCAAATCAAGAACGAAAATCTTTACACCGATTTCAGGCCTATTATGCGACTTTCTTTTATGCGTTAATGACGTTTTATTGGTTAGTGAGTAAAGATATAGAAGGGGTTTTTAGGTACCATAAAAAAGACTTATTAAAAGGTCAAGGAACAAACTTAAGAAAAGCCTTAATCACTATTATTCTTCAAAAGGTAGTTTATGTTTTAATCTTCTTAGTATTACCTCTAGTAGTATTAAATGTTAAAGCTTGGATTGTTGTTCTAGGTTTTTTAATGATGCACTTTATAGGAGGAGTGATTTTAGCATATATTTTCCAACCTGCCCATGTTGTTGAAGAGACGGACTTTTATGTCCCTGACGAAAACCTAAGTGTTGAGAGTAACTGGGCTATTCACCAATTGAGAACAACAAGTGATTTTGCGCAAAATAGTAAATTATTTTCATGGTATGTTGGAGGTTTAAATTTTCAAGTTGAGCACCATTTATTTCCAAACATTTGCCATGTTCATTACAAAGACATCTCTAAAATAGTAAAAGAAACTGCCGAAGAATATGGAGTTCCTTATTATTCCCACCCTACTTTTTATACTGCATTAAAAAGTCATTTTTCGCTTTTAAATCGATTAGGAAAAGGAACAATATAA
- a CDS encoding antibiotic biosynthesis monooxygenase produces the protein MITRIVKLTIDPAKQEEFIKLFEENNHHIKARKGCVGVELLQDQKYPNIFFTYSHWKHEDDLNAYRKSEVFGGIWKATKAKFCGNPEAWTTKSIA, from the coding sequence ATGATTACAAGAATAGTTAAGTTAACGATAGACCCTGCAAAACAAGAGGAGTTTATTAAATTATTTGAAGAGAATAATCATCATATTAAAGCTAGAAAGGGGTGTGTAGGAGTGGAGCTATTACAAGATCAAAAATATCCTAATATTTTTTTTACCTACAGTCATTGGAAACATGAAGATGACTTAAATGCTTATAGAAAATCGGAAGTTTTCGGGGGGATTTGGAAGGCCACAAAAGCTAAGTTTTGTGGAAACCCAGAAGCATGGACCACCAAATCCATTGCTTAA
- a CDS encoding endonuclease — MKYILSTLSLFLTLSFFGQIPAGYYDNAYGLNGDDLRLALYNIIKNHNSQSYSALWTHFNTTDKRPSSNYIWDMYSDNPNGTNPYNHTYNTDKCGNYSGEGDCYNREHSMPKSWFNDVAPLYTDLFHIYPTDGYVNNKRGNYSFGEVGNVSWTSDNGSKTGTCNYPGYSSSFNNPKVFEPIDEYKGDFARSYFYMLTRYRFQAFNSNNGNNNDMVVGSGGTTVAQFTPWAENMLTEWAANDPVSQKEIDRNNRVYQIQGNRNPYIDHPEFAPMVFGPLAGINQEAKIISKAWYANRHLNVTANIKVPTAVVIYNMIGKQIMQTTIHPNENKIAIDLPKGIYLVSLNHKVSNTLKFIVQ; from the coding sequence ATGAAATATATTTTATCTACTTTATCCCTTTTCTTAACCTTATCCTTTTTTGGGCAAATACCTGCTGGGTATTATGATAACGCTTATGGTTTAAATGGTGACGATTTAAGGTTAGCATTATATAATATTATTAAGAATCATAATTCTCAATCATACAGTGCCTTATGGACACATTTTAATACGACTGATAAACGCCCAAGCTCTAACTATATATGGGACATGTATTCAGACAATCCAAATGGCACCAATCCATATAACCATACTTATAATACAGATAAATGTGGTAATTATAGTGGCGAAGGAGACTGTTACAATCGTGAACATTCTATGCCTAAATCTTGGTTTAATGACGTTGCTCCTCTTTATACAGATTTGTTCCATATCTACCCTACAGATGGTTATGTTAATAATAAAAGAGGCAACTATTCTTTTGGTGAAGTTGGTAATGTATCTTGGACTTCTGATAATGGCTCTAAAACTGGAACTTGTAACTATCCTGGCTATTCTAGTTCTTTTAACAACCCTAAAGTCTTTGAACCTATTGATGAATACAAAGGAGATTTTGCTCGTTCCTACTTTTACATGTTAACTCGTTACCGCTTTCAAGCATTTAACAGTAATAATGGGAATAATAACGATATGGTTGTAGGAAGTGGAGGAACCACTGTTGCACAATTTACACCATGGGCAGAAAACATGTTGACTGAATGGGCTGCGAATGATCCTGTAAGTCAAAAAGAAATTGATAGGAATAATCGAGTTTATCAAATTCAAGGAAACAGAAACCCATATATTGACCATCCTGAGTTTGCACCAATGGTTTTTGGGCCGCTTGCAGGAATTAATCAAGAAGCAAAAATAATTTCTAAAGCGTGGTACGCTAATCGTCATTTAAATGTTACTGCTAATATTAAGGTCCCTACTGCTGTAGTCATTTACAATATGATTGGAAAACAAATTATGCAAACCACAATTCATCCCAATGAAAATAAGATTGCTATTGACTTACCAAAAGGAATTTATTTGGTATCCTTAAATCACAAGGTCTCCAATACGCTAAAGTTTATTGTTCAATAA
- a CDS encoding CYTH domain-containing protein yields MAKEIERKFLVNEQINKYLSNDDAHFCSQTYITSDSEKIVRARILGNKGFLTIKSKVTGITRHEFEYEIPITDAQQLIKLFGHNVIEKTRYLIPYKNHTWEVDVFSGLNQGLIVAEIELESEQEQFELPAWIDKEVTGELKYYNNNLQKHPFCQW; encoded by the coding sequence ATGGCCAAGGAAATTGAACGAAAATTTTTAGTTAACGAACAAATAAACAAGTATCTCAGTAATGATGATGCTCATTTTTGTAGCCAAACTTACATTACTAGTGACTCTGAAAAAATAGTAAGAGCTAGAATATTGGGCAACAAAGGTTTTTTGACCATAAAAAGTAAAGTAACAGGAATTACAAGACACGAATTTGAATACGAAATTCCTATAACAGATGCCCAACAACTCATCAAGCTATTTGGGCACAACGTTATCGAAAAAACAAGGTATCTCATTCCATATAAAAATCATACATGGGAAGTAGATGTTTTTTCTGGGTTAAACCAGGGGCTTATTGTTGCTGAAATAGAGCTTGAAAGTGAACAAGAGCAATTTGAACTTCCTGCGTGGATTGATAAAGAGGTTACTGGAGAACTTAAATATTATAATAACAATTTACAAAAACACCCATTTTGTCAATGGTAA
- a CDS encoding T9SS type A sorting domain-containing protein: MKTTVLFISSIILSTFFSYGQCNDDERKLLVLGDSWAFFSWSNNSYNENFNRFGLSDKKAYSTGTLSVNGTQADNFFTASRIQELTDALNDNPTIEYVHFSLGGNDILGTYHVNNTPAQNQQDYHTLMVDIKAGIDLIHNINPNIKILLSGYDYPNFEETIQNFIIPNQHPFYDQWSDMGQPVASQLNAVLIEVTNLFIDSAAVWNNVEFVSNLGLMQNTYGQNSPLTVAPGGTYAAGSLTVPNGLPNYPSPTACLNFGGTDSFHLNNNAYEHFIKRHFQEYYWEAIRNADATLLANDTTLNGTVTANSATSDSLAIGATKGVLTFNTSWLDPTKNIASASIFIKRAGLNGSNLIGEELTLAIKSGHFGANLQLEIDDFNAIPDASANACTYGTVDENNAWMRIDIPANLVQHISSSGFTQFRLHYDNASSNNYFNFYNTNSVNQQAILDIKYDGYVSINENKSNTSTLLYPNPFNTVLHLTAAKAIQQIELFDLSGKLVHSQKSINTQKHTINTATISKGVYSLRITFNDGNYETQKIIK, from the coding sequence ATGAAAACAACAGTACTCTTTATTAGTTCAATCATACTCTCTACTTTTTTCTCTTATGGTCAATGCAATGATGACGAAAGGAAATTACTTGTTTTAGGAGATAGTTGGGCATTTTTTAGCTGGTCTAATAATTCTTATAATGAAAATTTTAATCGTTTTGGCCTCTCAGATAAAAAAGCATATAGTACTGGTACTTTAAGTGTAAATGGAACACAAGCTGACAACTTTTTTACAGCTAGTAGAATTCAAGAACTTACAGATGCCTTAAACGATAACCCAACCATAGAATATGTTCATTTTAGCTTAGGGGGTAACGATATTTTAGGTACTTATCACGTTAACAACACCCCTGCTCAAAACCAACAAGATTATCATACTTTAATGGTTGATATAAAAGCAGGAATCGATCTTATTCACAACATCAACCCTAACATAAAAATACTTCTTTCTGGTTATGACTATCCTAACTTTGAGGAAACCATTCAAAACTTTATTATTCCCAATCAGCATCCATTCTATGACCAATGGAGTGATATGGGACAACCTGTTGCAAGTCAACTGAATGCTGTATTAATTGAGGTAACCAACCTCTTTATCGATTCTGCAGCTGTATGGAATAATGTTGAATTTGTGAGTAATCTTGGACTCATGCAGAATACGTATGGACAAAACTCTCCTTTAACTGTTGCACCAGGTGGAACTTATGCCGCTGGATCTTTAACTGTTCCTAATGGATTACCCAACTATCCATCTCCTACTGCTTGTTTAAATTTTGGAGGAACAGATTCTTTTCATTTAAATAATAATGCTTACGAGCATTTTATTAAAAGACATTTTCAAGAATACTATTGGGAAGCCATCCGAAATGCAGACGCAACATTATTGGCTAATGACACCACTTTAAATGGAACAGTCACTGCTAATTCTGCGACCTCCGACTCTTTAGCGATAGGAGCAACTAAAGGAGTACTTACATTTAACACTTCATGGTTAGATCCAACCAAAAATATTGCAAGCGCTTCCATCTTTATCAAAAGAGCTGGTTTAAATGGAAGTAATCTAATTGGAGAAGAGTTGACCCTAGCAATTAAATCAGGACACTTTGGAGCTAATTTGCAACTAGAAATTGACGATTTTAATGCCATCCCTGATGCTAGTGCAAACGCTTGTACGTATGGAACAGTTGATGAAAACAATGCTTGGATGAGAATTGATATTCCCGCTAATTTAGTTCAACATATCTCCTCTTCTGGTTTCACTCAATTTAGACTTCATTATGATAATGCCAGTTCGAATAACTACTTTAATTTTTATAATACTAATTCTGTCAATCAACAAGCTATTTTAGATATTAAGTATGATGGCTATGTATCAATTAATGAAAACAAATCAAATACTTCGACACTGCTCTACCCTAACCCTTTTAATACTGTTCTCCACTTAACTGCTGCTAAAGCAATACAACAAATTGAATTGTTCGATCTTAGTGGTAAATTGGTTCATTCACAAAAAAGTATCAATACCCAAAAACACACAATAAACACAGCGACTATTTCCAAAGGAGTATATTCATTAAGAATTACATTTAATGATGGTAATTATGAAACACAAAAAATCATTAAATAA
- the pyrR gene encoding bifunctional pyr operon transcriptional regulator/uracil phosphoribosyltransferase PyrR: MEPSIILNPEQFELTINRLCFQLIENHNDFSNSAIIGLQPRGIYLANRLQKTLENITGVSPLTGALDITFFRDDFRRKSHPLIPSVTNLNFSIEDKRIIIVDDVLYTGRTVRAGMEAALGYGRPSEIELMAFIDRRFSRNLPIEPNYIGKSIDSIATERVEVQWKETDQQDKVILYNTDERS, from the coding sequence ATGGAGCCTTCTATAATTTTAAATCCAGAACAGTTCGAACTGACTATCAATAGGCTTTGTTTTCAACTCATTGAAAACCACAATGACTTTTCCAACTCCGCTATAATAGGACTTCAGCCAAGGGGCATTTATTTAGCCAATAGGTTACAAAAGACATTAGAAAATATTACAGGAGTTTCTCCTCTAACTGGCGCTTTAGACATTACTTTTTTTAGAGATGATTTTAGGCGAAAAAGCCACCCATTGATTCCTAGTGTAACCAATTTAAACTTCTCAATAGAAGACAAACGTATCATCATTGTAGATGATGTACTCTACACAGGAAGAACTGTTCGAGCAGGAATGGAAGCTGCACTAGGGTATGGAAGGCCTTCTGAGATTGAGTTAATGGCATTTATTGATCGACGATTTAGTAGAAACCTACCTATTGAACCAAACTACATTGGTAAATCTATCGATTCTATAGCTACTGAACGTGTAGAAGTTCAATGGAAAGAGACAGACCAACAAGATAAAGTTATTTTATATAATACAGATGAAAGATCTTAG
- a CDS encoding carbonic anhydrase family protein, translating to MITQTKETQSALTPDVVLDMLKAGNERYLNNEATPRTLLDQVEITSKGQYPFASILGCIDSRVPMELVFDLGIGDIFSTRVAGNIINEDVLGSMEYACKVAGSKLVVVLGHTKCGAVTSACKGVELGNITALLSKIKPAVGQHISTEADLTNENIEKVVVSNIHNSIKELKEKSPILKEMEEHGEIKIVGANYDVSSGKVTFL from the coding sequence ATGATCACACAAACTAAAGAGACTCAAAGCGCTTTAACTCCTGATGTAGTATTAGACATGCTAAAAGCAGGAAATGAACGTTACTTAAACAACGAAGCTACCCCTAGAACTCTTCTAGATCAAGTTGAAATTACTAGTAAAGGGCAATATCCTTTTGCTTCAATTTTAGGATGTATTGATTCTAGAGTTCCTATGGAATTGGTATTCGATTTAGGAATTGGTGATATTTTTAGTACTCGAGTAGCAGGAAACATCATTAACGAAGATGTCTTAGGTTCAATGGAGTATGCATGTAAAGTTGCTGGCTCAAAATTAGTCGTAGTTTTAGGACACACTAAATGTGGAGCTGTTACTTCAGCTTGCAAAGGAGTTGAACTTGGAAATATTACAGCTTTATTGTCTAAAATTAAACCTGCAGTTGGTCAACACATCTCTACTGAAGCAGATTTAACTAATGAAAACATTGAAAAAGTAGTGGTATCCAACATCCATAATTCAATCAAAGAATTAAAAGAAAAAAGTCCAATTCTAAAAGAAATGGAAGAGCATGGGGAAATTAAAATTGTTGGTGCAAACTATGACGTTTCATCAGGAAAAGTAACGTTCCTATAA